GCTCCGGGTTCGGCGGTGGGGTCACGGCGTTGCGGCTCGCCCAGACCGGCGTGCCGGTGCTGGTCCTCGAACGCGGCCGTCGCTGGCCGACCGGGCCGGACGCCGAGACGTTCCCGCACCCGACCGCGCCCGACAAGCGGATCTTCTGGCTCGGCTCCGCGCCGGCCCTGCCCGGCCTGCCGTCGCTGCCGCCGTTCGAGCGGTACACCGGACTGCTGGAACAGGTCACCGGCCAGGGCATGAGCATGATGTGCGCGGCCGGCGTCGGCGGCGGCTCGCTGGTCTACCAGGGCATGACGCTGCAGCCGACGGCCGAGCTCTTCCACGCCTGCTTCCCCGAGCAGCTCGACTACGCGCGGCTGGACGCGGAGTACTACCCGCGCGTCGCCGCCATGCTCGGCATCGAGACCGCGCCGGACGCCCTCGTCGAAAGCAGGACGTACCAAGCGTCCCGGGTCTTCGCCCGCAACGCGCGCAATGCGGGCTACGCCGTCGAGAAGATCCCGATGCCGATCGACTGGGACTACGCCCTGCGCGAGCTCGACGGCGAGATGAAACCGTCCTACACCAACGGCGACTGCGCGCTCGGGGTGAACAACGGCGGCAAGCACTCGGTCGACGTCACCTACCTCGCGGCCGCCGAAGCCACCGGCTGCTGCACCGTGGCCTCGCTGCACCACGTCACCGACGTCGCGCTCGCGTCCGACGGCCGCTGGGAGATCCGCGTCGACCGCATCGACACCACCGGAACCGTGCTGGAGAAGAAGGTCCTCACGGCGAAGGCGCTCGTCATGGCGGCCGGCACGGCGAACACGACCCGGCTGCTGATGCGCGCCGGAGCGAAGGGCGACATCCCCGACCTGCCCGACGCGCTCGGCGCCGGCTGGGGCACCAACGGCGACCGCATCTACACCTGGACGAACCTCGCCGACGACTTCGGCGCACCCCAGGGCGGCCCGGTCGTCTACGGCAGCAAGGAATGGGACGACCCGGCGATCGCGAACACCGTCATCCAGGCGTCGCTGCCGCCGCTGCCGGACCTGCGGACCACGATGCTCGTCGGGTACGGCATCAGCGCCGGCCGCGGCCGCTTCGTCTACGACGCGGCGAAGGACGACGCCGTCCTGCACTGGCCGTCGAACGCCGACGCGAAGCTGAGCGCGCGCATCCACGAACGCATCTCTCGCATCGCCGGCCCGCTCGGCATCCTGCTCGACACGACGGCCGTCGCGCCCAGCACCTGGCACCCGCTCGGCGGCGCCGCGATGGGCTCGGTCTGCGACCTCGAAGGCCGCGTCCTCGGCCACCGCGGCCTCTACGTGCTCGACGGCGCCCTGATGCCCGGCACGACCGCCGCTTGCAACCCGTCGATGACCATCGCCGCGATCGCCGAGCGGGCCTTGGACCACCTGATCGCCGAAGACCCCTTCTGACCCTGCCGGACTCGACGAGGAGTTCTCATGCGTCGCTTGTGGACGGTCCTGCCGGCCATCCTCCTGGTATTGACGACGGCCGGCCCGGCGAACGCGGCCGAGCCACC
The window above is part of the Amycolatopsis camponoti genome. Proteins encoded here:
- a CDS encoding GMC oxidoreductase, giving the protein MRSLNRRTVLRGAAAVAGVAALGAGRVPTTREEHRVVVIGSGFGGGVTALRLAQTGVPVLVLERGRRWPTGPDAETFPHPTAPDKRIFWLGSAPALPGLPSLPPFERYTGLLEQVTGQGMSMMCAAGVGGGSLVYQGMTLQPTAELFHACFPEQLDYARLDAEYYPRVAAMLGIETAPDALVESRTYQASRVFARNARNAGYAVEKIPMPIDWDYALRELDGEMKPSYTNGDCALGVNNGGKHSVDVTYLAAAEATGCCTVASLHHVTDVALASDGRWEIRVDRIDTTGTVLEKKVLTAKALVMAAGTANTTRLLMRAGAKGDIPDLPDALGAGWGTNGDRIYTWTNLADDFGAPQGGPVVYGSKEWDDPAIANTVIQASLPPLPDLRTTMLVGYGISAGRGRFVYDAAKDDAVLHWPSNADAKLSARIHERISRIAGPLGILLDTTAVAPSTWHPLGGAAMGSVCDLEGRVLGHRGLYVLDGALMPGTTAACNPSMTIAAIAERALDHLIAEDPF